A genome region from Glycine max cultivar Williams 82 chromosome 5, Glycine_max_v4.0, whole genome shotgun sequence includes the following:
- the LOC100816130 gene encoding phosphatidylinositol transfer protein CSR1 isoform X2, protein MELMRTVYPTTAVPLPLSNLPVRTNFAVRCSNVHSQPQLDSRKLVLAVKEKLEKEHHSLPVGRNGRDDEDMILWFLKDRKFSVDDAIYKLTKAIKWRQDFEVSKLTEEVVKDALQTGKGYVHDFLDINGQPVLVVVGSKHIPQALDPADDERLCVFLIEKALSKFPTGKEQILTIVDLRGFSTENADLKFLTFLFDIFYYYYPKRLAQVLFVDAPFVFKPIWQLVKPMLKSYASLVRFCSAETVRKEYFTDETLPPSFRD, encoded by the exons ATGGAGCTCATGCGAACTGTGTACCCAACCACCGCTGTTCCTCTTCCTCTTTCAAACCTTCCCGTTAGGACCAATTTCGCCGTTCGGTGTTCCAACGTTCACTCGCAACCGCAGCTCGACTCGCGCAAG ttAGTTCTTGCAGTGAAGGAAAAGCTTGAAAAAGAACATCATAGTCTCCCTGTTGGCAGAAATGGAAGGGATGACGAAGATATGATACTGTGGTTTCTCAAAGATCGCAAGTTTTCTGTTGATGATGCTATTTACAAGTTGACTAAAGCCATT AAATGGCGTCAAGATTTTGAGGTGTCTAAATTAACTGAAGAAGTCGTGAAAGATGCTCTTCAAACTGGAAAAGGATATGTACATGACTTTCTAGATATCAATGGCCAACCCGTGCTCGTGGTGGTTGGATCAAAGCATATTCCTCAA GCACTGGACCCTGCAGACGACGAGAGGCTCTGTGTTTTCTTAATTGAGAAGGCATTGAGTAAGTTTCCAACTGGGAAAGAACAAATACTTACAATAGTTGATCTCAGAGGTTTCAGTACAGAAAATGCTGATCTTAAATTCTTGACATTCTTG TTCGATATATTCTACTATTACTATCCCAAGCGATTGGCTCAAGTCCTATTTGTAGATGCACCTTTTGTTTTTAAGCCAATTTGGCAGCTAGTCAAGCCCATGTTAAAATCATATGCTTCTCTG GTGAGATTTTGCTCTGCAGAGACTGTTAGGAAGGAATATTTCACAGACGAAACTTTGCCACCAAGCTTCAGAGATTGA
- the LOC100819863 gene encoding uncharacterized protein yields MRCPEKVTNSIQIKLKESLSHSPFSCLRSPMAAIIDCSSSSPFGYFQLNTNPKLRLSQFVNQQNAAHLTSKDKSYGHIFGVPKLRSRLQTPQTALVVGSEDHSHISGLQRATKDTFQIGNSSFHISGNDGKPAVSFCNRPFSRDNEVISSDSEWIRNTLSWFIGPVVLVASFCFPLICLPKMISNIFGSTVSKALLLSFSQEAIFYCGVAVFLLLLDHLMRPKQLDPSANKSDTLSLQLGKEYFYSIASMMIRQLGITIPMVTLGLTWPWNGHVIPVTLAPYMVGVFVQSAFEMLALYWKSPSWPAIPFIFHVYRLHQIHKATLSLTFLLYDLAEAEKVYSKLPLTPSTWLGLTTVLQILLVIWIWSFSSFLVKFIRSASSTKSDADA; encoded by the exons atgagGTGTCCAGAAAAAGTAACGAACTCGATACAAATCAAATTGAAAGAAAGCCTCTCTCACTCACCATTTTCTTGTTTGCGATCACCAATGGCTGCCATAATCGATTGCTCCTCTTCCTCTCCTTTCGGTTACTTCCAACTCAACACAAATCCCAAG TTGAGGTTATCGCAGTTTGTCAACCAGCAAAATGCTGCTCACCTGACAAGTAAAG ACAAATCATATGGGCATATATTTGGAGTACCAAAGTTAAGATCAAGGCTTCAGACACCCCAGACTGCGCTTGTTGTTGGCTCTGAGGATCATTCACATATCAGTGGTCTCCAAAGAGCTACTAAAGACACCTTTCAGATTGGAAACTCAAGTTTTCATATATCTGGAAATGATGGAAAGCCAGCAGTCTCATTCTGTAACCGTCCATTTAGCAGAGATAATGAAGTCATTTCATCAGATTCAGAATGGATTCGGAACACCTTATCATGGTTTATTGGCCCTGTTGTCCTTGttgcttctttttgttttcctctAATCTGTTTGCCTAAAATGATCAGTAACATTTTTGGAAGCACGGTATCAAAAG CTCTCCTCCTATCATTCTCACAAGAAGCAATTTTCTATTGTGGAGTtgctgtttttcttcttctactagACCATTTAATGAGACCCAAACAACTGGATCCTTCTGCAAACAAAAGTGATACTCTGAGCCTACAATTGGGAAAGGAATACTTCTATTCTATTGCTTCCATGATGATTAGACAGCTTGGTATCACAATTCCAATGGTCACATTGGGTTTGACCTGGCCATGGAATGGCCATGTAATTCCTGTAACTCTTGCTCCATACATGGTTGGTGTATTTGTCCAATCCGCATTTGAGATGCTTGCACTGTATTGGAAGTCACCATCATGGCCTGCTATTCCTTTTATCTTTCAT GTATATAGATTGCACCAAATACATAAAGCAACACTTTCGCTAACATTTCTGTTATATGACCTCGCGGAAGCTGAGAAGGTCTATAGCAAACTGCCTTTAACCCCCAGTACTTGGTTAGGACTCACAACCGTTCTTCAGATCCTTCTTGTGATTTGGATTTGGTCTTTCTCAAGCTTCCTCGTGAAATTCATACGTTCTGCTTCTTCAACCAAGAGTGATGCAGATGCCTAG
- the LOC100819330 gene encoding uncharacterized protein, translated as MAAIIGCSSSPFRHFQLNTNPKLRLPQFVNKQSVAHLTISDQDKSYGHLLGVPKLRARLQKPQTALFVGSEDHSQISCLQRTPKDIFPIGNSCFHISGKNGRKPVVSFCNRPFNRDNEVISSNSKRTRISISSLMVPYVLVASFLYPQLILPEVIPKTSGNSSLTIFLLLFFTEATFYYGVAVFLLMLDRLMRPKQLDLSANNSNTLSLQLEQRMSFDIALVVPRLVSIAIPLVTMGLTWPWTGPVVPATIFPYLVGIVVQFKYEQIARYWKSPSWVAIPFIFHAYRLHQIHRAAKFLTVISFQVKKGYSKLPVARGSLSTTTNAFRILIVIWIWSFSSFLMRFLTSASASTTKQ; from the exons ATGGCGGCCATAATCGGTTGCTCCTCTTCTCCTTTCCGTCACTTCCAACTCAACACAAATCCCAAG TTGAGGTTACCGCAGTTTGTCAACAAGCAAAGTGTTGCTCACCTGACCATTTCTGATCAAG ACAAATCATATGGGCATCTACTTGGAGTACCAAAGTTAAGAGCAAGGCTCCAGAAACCGCAGACTGCGCTTTTTGTTGGTTCTGAGGATCACTCACAAATCAGTTGTCTCCAAAGAACTCCTAAAGACATCTTTCCAATTGGCAACTCATGTTTTCATATATCAGGAAAGAATGGAAGAAAGCCAGTTGTCTCATTCTGTAACCGTCCATTTAACAGAGATAATGAAGtcatttcatcaaattcaaaaagGACTCGGATCAGCATATCATCGCTTATGGTCCCTTATGTCCTAGTTGCTTCTTTCCTTTATCCTCAACTTATTTTACCTGAAGTAATCCCTAAAACTTCTGGAAACTCATCATTAACAA TTTTCCTCCTATTATTCTTCACGGAAGCAACTTTCTATTATGGAGTTGCGGTTTTTCTTCTTATGCTAGACCGTTTAATGAGACCCAAACAACTGGATCTTTCTGCAAACAACAGTAATACTCTGAGCCTACAATTGGAACAGCGAATGTCTTTTGATATTGCCCTGGTTGTGCCTAGACTGGTTAGTATTGCAATTCCGTTGGTCACAATGGGTTTGACCTGGCCATGGACTGGCCCTGTAGTTCCTGCAACTATTTTTCCATACCTGGTTGGTATAGTGGTCCAATTCAAATATGAGCAGATTGCAAGATATTGGAAGTCACCATCATGGGTTGCTATTCCTTTTATCTTTCAT GCATATAGATTGCACCAAATACATCGAGCAGCAAAATTTCTAACAGTTATATCATTTCAAGTTAAGAAGGGGTATAGCAAACTGCCTGTAGCCAGGGGTTCTTTGTCAACAACTACAAATGCCTTTCGTATCCTTATTGTGATTTGGATTTGGTCTTTCTCAAGCTTCCTCATGAGATTCCTAACTTCTGCTTCTGCTTCTACAACTAAGCAGTGA
- the LOC100816130 gene encoding phosphatidylinositol transfer protein CSR1 isoform X1 has product MELMRTVYPTTAVPLPLSNLPVRTNFAVRCSNVHSQPQLDSRKLQLVLAVKEKLEKEHHSLPVGRNGRDDEDMILWFLKDRKFSVDDAIYKLTKAIKWRQDFEVSKLTEEVVKDALQTGKGYVHDFLDINGQPVLVVVGSKHIPQALDPADDERLCVFLIEKALSKFPTGKEQILTIVDLRGFSTENADLKFLTFLFDIFYYYYPKRLAQVLFVDAPFVFKPIWQLVKPMLKSYASLVRFCSAETVRKEYFTDETLPPSFRD; this is encoded by the exons ATGGAGCTCATGCGAACTGTGTACCCAACCACCGCTGTTCCTCTTCCTCTTTCAAACCTTCCCGTTAGGACCAATTTCGCCGTTCGGTGTTCCAACGTTCACTCGCAACCGCAGCTCGACTCGCGCAAG ttgcagttAGTTCTTGCAGTGAAGGAAAAGCTTGAAAAAGAACATCATAGTCTCCCTGTTGGCAGAAATGGAAGGGATGACGAAGATATGATACTGTGGTTTCTCAAAGATCGCAAGTTTTCTGTTGATGATGCTATTTACAAGTTGACTAAAGCCATT AAATGGCGTCAAGATTTTGAGGTGTCTAAATTAACTGAAGAAGTCGTGAAAGATGCTCTTCAAACTGGAAAAGGATATGTACATGACTTTCTAGATATCAATGGCCAACCCGTGCTCGTGGTGGTTGGATCAAAGCATATTCCTCAA GCACTGGACCCTGCAGACGACGAGAGGCTCTGTGTTTTCTTAATTGAGAAGGCATTGAGTAAGTTTCCAACTGGGAAAGAACAAATACTTACAATAGTTGATCTCAGAGGTTTCAGTACAGAAAATGCTGATCTTAAATTCTTGACATTCTTG TTCGATATATTCTACTATTACTATCCCAAGCGATTGGCTCAAGTCCTATTTGTAGATGCACCTTTTGTTTTTAAGCCAATTTGGCAGCTAGTCAAGCCCATGTTAAAATCATATGCTTCTCTG GTGAGATTTTGCTCTGCAGAGACTGTTAGGAAGGAATATTTCACAGACGAAACTTTGCCACCAAGCTTCAGAGATTGA
- the LOC100809882 gene encoding protein MODIFIER OF SNC1 1, with protein MTSSMLSGERRWASSSRRGGMTVLGKVAVPKPINLPSQRLENHGLNPNVEIVPKGTLSWGSRSSSSTSNAWGSSSLSPNTDGGTSSPSHLSARPSSGGSGTRPSTAGSDRVLEPTANSWGSNSRPSSASGVLSTNQSSLTSLRPRSAETRPGSSQLSRFAEPSTENSGAWNAARTTEKLGVPQPKNEEFSLSSGDFPTLGSDKDKSVLNSELQDHSSQAHLDSSYELRKDINETPVTDDVPVNANIKGGTVNSWRRDNLAYNEEGVRSGIEKWQGNSQPYPNAGIPPQPYDAWHGPPVNNPQGCVWFRGPPSGPPFGNPVPPSGFPIEPFPYYRPHMPPTGLANPPPGPPPGAGPRGHHKNGDVYRPHMPDAFIRPGIPMRPGFFPCPMAYEGYYSPPMGYCNSNERDVPFMGMAPGPPVYNRYLNQNAPEPDNSQGRSGGYGNAGEQLTSEQVESGHPPDTAGPYRVLLKHHESDGKNEPTNWENSETTNATHVDGRGQPRMTVWENEQRSNYRKNEERDFRTSTRGEVSSRSSENQISSSSVMKAKFPESSGNIKKSDDISARKLDGVASDMLEIPLKPSAPKDATLIQKIEGLNAKARDNSSARIREEQRNKIHASNAPINHVENAVGADVVFPARTHATEIINPAHHEMGAAGAEKNSESLSFSGTATSRQAAHGMHGRGIHRNKGRSNNQDADGWRKKSVVEDSSASSGAQLEASNVLVGDHQIPVQTYDRSGSFNKARHIGESVQTRSDPADSHAQRAKMKELAKQRTKQLQEEEEERIRKQKAKALAKLDELNRRSQAGDGSTEKEYATNSAIQNKQEELQPSESTTAAGKFAPVSSAVNCNANTICQINDPSISKVEKSPVLFGEPIVETLKNSGKEPVLNHQAVALHQDINNAGATNVHNYVTSKQKRMNYKQKQNLPLEKTSSEKVVSTTSTALKVENETRVDVSLSSGGVTNDVGSACGSDLPMNSAALVESSVNLKKKNIRNGKNKQKHEESSSQAALPSAIPKESNLSKSSVESDKSKASDFELDQGSLQPAPLSKDPNQFSEQHKYLANEESHGKMNSQWKSQHSRRMPRNTQANRPAEKSHGTDAVMWAPVKPQSKSEIMDELSEKSKVEAVDPVKSEQQVHNLKNKRAEMERYIPKPVAREMAQQGNIQQVASSSSQAPTDDSIGRLDSASQGPQVIQQTNLVVGKVGSGMESKNRDGRHTKQGKAHGSWRQRNITESTNVHDVLDHDSNSEPNVQRQTEHHHDQKSEVSFVKGQTKHFNDSGDIDGSNNSNRNDTAALASVPVIKDHSATSRGRRAPFRGHRGAGGNRDVDDKKNSGEAEKVETRISSSEHGQPDVGVVASKENRAVGERLMSQWQPKSQASNNHRGNISSDQNVSSVVVGANKKDPTHDGESLPVNRGKSSNAHVSQPFHDQSVSEKSKAGEVPHFGNQEGKRERKSAPSKRHHHSPNEVSVTSVEQAPTSADLLHDQRPSSGSGKNVNHNRFRRGHELHGDSKPPTQDNRHYNQPTNRERQGPNLHYEYHPVGSYDDGKSDNFERPKNGNHGGGRFRERGQTHSR; from the exons ATGACTTCAAGCATGTTGAGTGGGGAGCGAAG ATGGGCCTCTTCTTCCAGAAGAGGTGGTATGACTGTTTTAGGGAAAGTTGCAGTTCCAAAACCTATCAACTTACCCAGTCAGAG gtTAGAAAATCATGGTCTGAACCCAAATGTGGAGATTGTTCCCAA gggtACACTCAGCTGGGGTAGTAGATCTTCATCTTCTACATCTAATGCATGGGGGTCTTCTTCTCTGTCCCCAAATACTGATGGTGGTACTAGTTCGCCAAGTCACCTCAGTGCCCGTCCATCATCCGGTGGAAGTGGCACACGGCCTTCTACTGCTGGTAGTGATAGGGTTCTTGAGCCTACTGCTAATTCATGGGGCTCAAATTCTCGGCCTTCATCAGCGTCTGGGGTACTATCAACAAATCAGTCTTCACTGACATCATTGCGTCCTCGCAGTGCAGAAACAAGACCTGGTAGCTCACAGCTGTCTCGATTTGCTGAACCCTCAACTGAAAATTCAGGTGCTTGGAATGCTGCTAGGACTACAGAAAAACTG GGAGTTCCACAACCCAAGAATGAAGAATTTTCTCTAAGCTCTGGAGACTTTCCAACCCTTGGTTCTGATAAAGATAAGTCAGTTCTGAATTCTGAGTTGCAAG ACCACAGTTCTCAAGCTCACCTTGACTCGTCTTATGAACTCAGGAAAGATATAAATGAGACCCCTGTTACTG ATGATGTTCCTGTAAATGCAAATATTAAGGGTGGAACTGTAAATTCTTGGAGGAGAGATAATCTGGCTTATAACGAGGAAGGTGTGAGGTCAGGCATAGAGAAATGGCAGGGAAATTCCCAGCCTTATCCAAATGCCGGTATTCCTCCTCAACCATATGATGCTTGGCATGGTCCTCCCGTAAATAACCCTCAAGGCTGTGTTTGGTTCAGGGGTCCTCCTAGTGGTCCTCCATTTGGAAATCCTGTTCCTCCTAGTGGCTTTCCAATTGAACCATTTCCATATTACCGTCCACATATGCCTCCTACTGGTCTTGCGAACCCACCCCCAGGTCCCCCTCCTGGAGCTGGACCAAGAGGGCACCATAAGAATGGAGATGTCTACAGACCTCATATGCCCGATGCCTTTATTCGTCCAGGCATTCCTATGAGACCTGGCTTTTTCCCTTGTCCAATGGCCTATGAGGGCTATTACAGTCCTCCGATGGGCTATTGCAATTCAAATGAACGAGATGTTCCTTTCATGGGAATGGCTCCTGGACCCCCTGTCTATAATAGGTACTTGAATCAAAATGCCCCTGAACCTGACAATTCACAAGGTAGATCTGGTGGGTATGGTAATGCTGGGGAGCAATTGACCTCAGAGCAAGTGGAATCTGGTCATCCTCCTGATACTGCTGGACCTTACAGAGTTCTTCTTAAGCATCATGAATCAGATGGGAAAAATGAACCAACAAATTGGGAGAATTCAGAGACAACCAATGCAACACATGTTGATGGCAGGGGTCAACCAAGAATGACTGTTTGGGAGAATGAGCAGAGATCAAATTACagaaagaatgaggaaagggaTTTCAGGACAAGTACTCGTGGTGAAGTTTCTTCTCGGTCTTCAGAAAATCAAATATCTAGTTCTTCTGTCATGAAGGCAAAATTTCCCGAAAGTTcaggaaacataaaaaaatctgaTGATATTTCTGCAAGGAAATTGGATGGTGTTGCCTCTGATATGCTAGAAATCCCCTTAAAACCATCTGCTCCAAAAGATGCCACCCTGATTCAAAAGATAGAGGGTTTAAATGCAAAAGCCAGGGATAATTCATCTGCTAGAATTAGAGAGGAGCAAAGGAATAAAATTCATGCCAGTAATGCTCCTATAAACCATGTGGAAAATGCAGTTGGTGCAGATGTTGTGTTTCCAGCAAGAACCCATGCCACAGAAATCATAAATCCTGCCCATCATGAAATGGGCGCTGCTGGTGCAGAAAAGAATTCTGAATCCTTATCTTTCAGTGGAACAGCCACATCCAG GCAAGCTGCTCATGGAATGCACGGTAGAGGCATCCATCGTAACAAAGGAAGATCAAACAATCAAGATGCTGATGGTTGGCGAAAGAAATCTGTGGTTGAAGATTCTTCAGCCTCATCTGGTGCACAGTTGGAAGCATCTAATGTTCTTGTGGGTGATCATCAAATACCTGTTCAGACCTACGATAGGTCTGGATCCTTTAATAAAGCCAGGCACATTGGAGAATCTGTTCAGACCAGGTCTGATCCTGCTGACAGCCATGCACAG CGTGCCAAAATGAAAGAGTTAGCCAAGCAACGGACTAAGCAACTgcaggaagaggaggaggaaagGATAAGAAAGCAAAAGGCTAAAGCTCTTGCAAagttggatgagttaaacaggCGTTCTCAAGCAGGAGATGGATCAACAGAGAAAGAGTATGCTACAAATTCTGCCATCCAGAATAAGCAAGAGGAATTACAACCTTCTGAATCTACAACTGCAGCAGGCAAATTTGCACCTGTCAGTTCAGCCGTAAATTGTAATGCCAATACTATCTGTCAGATAAATGACCCCAGCATTAGTAAAGTGGAAAAATCACCAGTCTTGTTTGGTGAGCCAATTGTGGAGACACTTAAGAATTCTGGCAAAGAGCCTGTTCTGAATCATCAAGCAGTAGCCCTGCACCAGGATATTAATAATGCTGGTGCTACTAATGTGCATAACTATGTCACCTCGAAGCAGAAGCGAATGAACTATAAACAAAAGCAAAATCTTCCTTTGGAGAAAACATCAAGTGAAAAGGTTGTTTCTACCACCTCAACTGCCTTGAAAGTTGAGAATGAGACAAGGGTTGATGTTTCTCTATCTTCTGGTGGTGTTACAAACGACGTTGGTTCAGCCTGTGGCTCTGACTTACCCATGAATTCAGCTGCTTTGGTTGAGTCTTCAGTAAATCTGAAAAAGAAGAATATCAGGAATGGCAAAAACAAACAGAAACATGAAGAAAGTTCATCTCAGGCTGCACTACCATCGGCAATACCAAAAGAATCCAATCTTTCCAAAAGTTCAGTTGAAAGTGATAAGTCTAAGGCTTCTGACTTTGAGTTAGATCAGGGCTCACTTCAGCCAGCACCCTTGTCTAAAGATCCAAATCAGTTTTCAGAGCAACACAAATATTTAGCAAATGAGGAATCCCATGGTAAAATGAATAGCCAGTGGAAATCACAGCATTCTCGTAGGATGCCAAGAAATACGCAGGCCAATAGACCAGCAGAGAAATCACATGGGACTGATGCTGTGATGTGGGCACCTGTTAAACCACAGAGCAAGAGTGAGATCATGGATGAATTGAGTGAGAAAAGTAAAGTTGAGGCAGTTGATCCTGTAAAGAGTGAGCAGCAGgtgcataatttaaaaaataagagggCAGAAATGGAGAGGTATATTCCAAAACCTGTTGCAAGAGAAATGGCTCAGCAAGGAAACATACAACAGGTAGCTTCATCAAGCAGTCAGGCTCCTACTGATGATAGCATTGGGAGACTTGATTCTGCATCACAGGGCCCCCAGGTCATTCAGCAGACCAATTTAGTTGTTGGAAAAGTGGGTTCTGGAATGGAGTCTAAAAACAGAGATGGAAGGCATACTAAGCAGGGAAAAGCGCATGGATCATGGCGGCAACGAAATATAACAGAATCAACTAATGTGCATGATGTACTGGACCATGATTCAAACTCTGAACCAAATGTTCAGAGACAAACAGAGCATCATCATGATCAGAAGTCTGAAGTAAGCTTTGTGAAAGGGCAAACAAAGCATTTTAATGACTCTGGTGATATTGATGGTTCAAACAATTCTAACAGGAATGATACAGCTGCTTTGGCCTCAGTTCCTGTTATTAAAGATCATTCAGCAACAAGTAGAGGGAGGCGGGCCCCTTTCAGAGGACACAGGGGTGCTGGGGGGAACCGTGATgttgatgacaaaaaaaattctggGGAGGCAGAGAAAGTTGAAACACGTATTTCATCCTCTGAGCACGGTCAACCTGATGTTGGTGTGGTGGCTTCTAAAGAAAATCGAGCTGTCGGGGAACGTTTGATGTCTCAATGGCAACCTAAATCTCAAGCATCTAATAATCACAGAGGAAACATATCAAGTGATCAAAATGTTAGCTCAGTAGTTGTTGGAGCTAACAAAAAGGATCCCACTCATGATGGGGAATCTCTTCCAGTGAACCGTGGCAAGAGTTCCAATGCTCACGTCTCCCAACCTTTCCATGATCAATCAGTCTCTGAAAAGAGCAAAGCCGGAGAGGTTCCCCATTTTGGGAATCAAGAGggtaaaagagagagaaaaagtgcTCCATCAAAGAGGCATCACCACTCCCCAAATGAGGTATCTGTTACCTCAGTTGAGCAGGCTCCAACAAGTGCAGATCTTTTGCATGATCAACGCCCATCTTCTGGGTCTGGCAAAAACGTAAACCATAATCGGTTTCGAAGAGGACATGAATTACATGGAGATTCAAAGCCACCAACCCAAGATAACAGACATTATAATCAACCTACAAACCGGGAAAGGCAGGGCCCAAACTTGCATTATGAGTATCACCCTGTTGGCTCATATGATGATGGCAAATCAGACAACTTTGAGCGACCTAAAAATGGTAATCATGGTGGGGGAAGATTTAGGGAGAGAGGTCAAACTCACTCACGCTGA